GTGCCTATTTTGCACGCACAGACGCCTTTGCACTGGGTGTGTGCAATGGTTGTCAGATGATGTCGAATTTGAAAGAAATTATCCCCGGCGCAGACGCATGGCCGCATTTCGTGAAAAACGCTTCTGAGCAATTTGAGGCACGTTTGGTGCAAGCCGATATTCCCGCTGATACACAGTCGATATTTATGGCCGGTATGCAGGGCTCGCAGTTACCAGTGGTCGTTGCTCACGGTGAGGGTCGTGCAGAATTTGCTGATGGGGTATCCGCGCGCAATGTGGCAATGCGTTACATTGATTATCGTGGTCATGCTACCCAAACATACCCGTCGAATCCCAACGGTTCGCCGCAGGGGATCGCTGGATTAAGTAATGATGACGGACGAGTCACGATTATGATGCCGCACCCAGAACGCATTTTCCGCACAGTCACGAACTCGTGGCGCGATGCGCGCTGGGGCGAGTACGGCCCATGGATGCGTATGTTCCGTAACGCGCGTGCTTGGTTGGACTAGCCTTATAGGCTATAGAGCGCGGATAAACTCGCTTATTGCATTGAGTAGTAGGTCGACTTCGTTCGGTGAACTGGCGTCTCCGACCAGGACATGTTGGGCCGGGTCTTTGGATTGGGTGAACGGCAACACGACGGTTTGTTCGCTACCCAGTGCGTCAGCAAATTCAATGATTTTGCTGACGTCGATCACATGATCTTGTGGTGAATACACGATCATATGTGGCGTGGTGATTCGCTGCTTGTCAATTTCGGCTACCTCGTCTACCAAGTCCAACATCGGCGCAATTGCGTCGATGGGGTAGCGTTCAGTCCAATACTTAGCGTGAAATTCATTGTGTGGTGTGAATGAGTAATAGTCACCTTTGAGTATTTTCACAAGCCAGCGACCCAAGCGCCATTGCAGCAGTTCGGAACTGCGACTCTTAACGGCGAAATTGGGTGAGATGAGAATCGTGGCAAATGGGGCATCGGCGTCGCTGATGTTCGCATTCAGCCAAGTGGCGAGCGTGCCGCCAGTCGAGGTGCCGATGACAATGATTTTTCTGCCTAAACGTTGCGCTAGCGCCAGTGCTTCCTCAGTGTCTTGTTTCCAAGCCGCCACCGAACCGTCAAGCATGGCATCTTGGCTTCGACCATGTCCCGTGAGGCGAGTATAAAATACGTTTGCCTGTAACGCGTCAGCCAGTCGATCAACTAACGGGTGTAGCTCCATTCGCGTCGCTGAAAACCCATGCAGGTACACGATGGCGAAATCTGTTTGTTGTGTCTCTGCGTAAAACCGAATGTGCTTCTCGGTATTTTCGACAATGTCGGAATGGTTGGCTTCGAGTTGTGCCAAGCCAGACTGCATCTCGGCCAAAGGTGCTGAAATCACGCCGCTTAGATCAGCAGAGGCGGCGCTGGATAGTATTGTCGCTTGTATGATTAAAGTGATAAAGATCAATAACTTGTATTGCATTTTTAGACTAAGTTTTGAGTTGGTTGACTGACTATCTACTAAATTATTACTGAAACCGGGCCAAAAAGCTTGATATATCCCAATTGCGATTGCGACTGTTCTTTGATAATGTGCTTTTACCCAATACTTGAAGGAAAATTTAAAGTGTCAAATCAAACAGTTATAGGATTCTTTTCGAAGAGTCTCTCAATGCCGGTCGGTATTTTGGCGAGTCTGTTGTTGTGCAGCGCCTTACCCAGCGCTGCCGTAGCTCAGGACGTCAATCAAATCCGTTGGAAAAGTGAAGCGCAGGTACGCCAAATTCTTGGTGAGCCCATCAGTACCACACCGCCGGTCGGCACACATGCAACGTATACCCTGTGGCGATACGATGGGTATACGGTGGCGTTTGCGAACAGCAAGGCGTTCCACCTGTTTCGCACAGACAGCTTGAATACAATGGAATTGAACGAGAATCGAGCGGAAGGAAGTTGACGCTCTGTTACTGGAGTGATCAGCGTTTGATCATGCCGCCTCGTTTCCACAACGCCCCAAGGAGTTGGGGCGCAATAGGTTGGGCGAAACCTAACGACCATACCCTTACGTGCTATGTTAGTAGCTCTCGAAGGATGCCGGCATAAATTCGCGATAACTTGGCTGGCGTTTCCAGCGCAACACACTCGTTAACCTTGTGGATGGTCTCATTGACTGGTCCAAGTTCGACCACTTGGGCACCAGTTGGCGCAATGAAGCGACCGTCAGAGGTACCGCCCGAAGTCGAAAGCACCGTATCGATACCACACTCCGATTTTATTGCCTTTGTGCAGGCCGTCACTAAACTGCCTTTTTCAGTTAGAAATGGTAAACCGTACAAATTCCACTCCATCTCATACTCAAGGTCCAGCGCATCCAGCGTAGAGATCACCTTTCGTTTTATACCCTCTTCATCAATCTCCGTTGAGAATCGCAGGTTGAAAGTCAGGGTGGTTGTGGCGGGGATGACATTGGTCGCCCCAGTGCCACCAGCGATGTTCGAAATCTGGAAGCTAGTTGGTGGGAAATACTCGTTGCCCTGATCCCATTCAATCTCGGTCAGCGCCGTGATCACGCGACCGCAATGATGTATGGGATTGTCTGCCAGATGCGGATACGCCACGTGACCTTGATGACCAATAATGGTGAGTTCGCAACCAAGAGAACCCCGTCGTCCATTCTTGATTACATCGCCGAGCTGCTTCGTGGAGCTTGGTTCACCGACTAGACAATAATCAATTTTTTCGTTGCGCGCTTCCAGTGTTTCAATCACTTTGACAGTGCCACAGGTTGACGGACCTTCCTCGTCGGAAGTAATCAGCAGCGCAATCGAACCCGCGTGATTTGGGTGCTCTGTGACAAATTGCTCTATCGCGGTGACGAACGCTGCGAGGGAAGTTTTCATATCCGCTGCACCGCGCCCATAGAGCATGCCATCTCGCTCGGTTGGCTCAAACGGGTCACTGTGCCAGCGTTTTAGGTCGCCTATAGGTACCACATCGGTATGCCCAGCAAACGCGAGACATGGACCATCAGTGCCGCGACGCGCCCAAAAATTTTGCACAGTGCCGTGTTTATCGGAGAAATTCAAAGCTTCAATTTCGAAGCCAATCACACTGAGACGCTCAGTCATCAGCATCTGGCAACCGGCATCATTTGGGGTCACTGATTGCGCAGCAATAAGCTGCTTAGTCAGTGCCAGCGTAGCGTCGTCTTGGCGAGGCATGGTAAAGAACTCCGAGTAAATTAATCGACGCGCAACAATTCGTTTAGGCCCGTTTTTGCGCGTGTTTTGGCGTCAACCTTCTTCACGATAACAGCGCAATACAGACTATGAGACTTATCGTCACTCGGAATCGACCCAGACACCACAACCGAACCGGCTGGAATACGGCCATAGGTGATTTCACCGGTGGCGCGGTCGAGAATCTTGGTGCTTTGGCCGAGGTAAACACCCATGGAAATGACCGAACCTTCTTCCACGATGACGCCTTCAACGACTTCGCTGCGAGCGCCGATAAAACAATTGTCTTCGATAATCACTGGGCCTGCCTGGATCGGTTCCAGCACACCGCCGATGCCGACGCCTCCGGATAAGTGTACGTTCTTGCCGATTTGCGCGCAGGAGCCAACGGTAGCCCAGGTATCAACCATGGTGCCAGTGTCAACGTAAGCCCCAATGTTGACGTAGCCAGGCATGATAACAACGCCGGGTGCAATGTAAGAGCCTTTGCGCACCGCAGCCGGAGGAACCACGCGGAAGCCTTCTTGGCGAAAACGGGCTTCATCGTAATCTGCAAACTTAGAGCTGACTTTATCGAAATAGTTGGTTTCGCCACCTGGCATCAGCTCGTTATCACGAATTGCGAAAGACAGCAGGACTGCTTTCTTCAGCCACTGATTGACCTGCCACTCACCGTCGATTTTTTCTGCCACGCGTGCGTCTCCTCGATCGAGTAGTTCAATGGTGGCTTCAACCGCATCTTTGATCTGCGGATCAACACGGTTAGGGCGAATGGTGCTGCGTTGCTCGAACGCGTCATTGATTGTGGATTGTAATTGGACAGACATGGTGAGTTGCGGAAGGTTAGTAAAATTTTTGGGCGGAATTATCTATCAAGCGCCGCCGGACTACCACCGTAAATCGGTGCATTTATAGTCTAAGCAGATTTTTTTGTGGTCGAACCCTCTAACAGGGCATCACAAATCTGTTGCTGCAGAGTTTTCAAGATGGCGTCATCCACGACTGGAGCGTGATCTCCGTGGCGGATGTAGAAAATATCCTCAGCTCGCTCACCGAAGGTTGCGATGCGTGCGCTGAGTAAAATCATATTGTGGTTGCGCAATACCCGAGCCACTTTGTGCAGTAATCCTGGCTGATCCTGTGCGACAACTTCCATTGTGGTATAGCTTTGGCTATTGAATAAAAAGTTAACGCGAGGCTGAATTGGGAAGTGTTTGAGCGCCCGTGAGGAACGTTGCCTTGGTTGAAACTTGGTGTCGTCATGATCCAACATCAAAGTGCGCAAGCGCTTTTCGAGAAACCGCGCATACTCCGGATCGCGACCAGAGTCCAGGTCGGGCACCGTGGCGTTAAAAGTATAGAGCGCAAAGCCGTTCGAGCTTAGTTGTAAGCGTGCTTCTATTATATTCAGTTCCATTGAGTCGAACGCACCGGTTACCTGAGTTAGAAGTTTGTTGGTTTCAGGTGCGAACACAAAAAACATATTCGCTTCCAATCGCTCGCTGTAGCGCGTAGTAACCAGTGGGATCTCAATCGCAGACCCAGTGAGTAGACTGGTTGCGTGCCAAGCGATGTAATACGGTTCGTTACGAACAAAGTAATCGCCTGGCAAAGTACTCCAAAACTGCTGCACGGAATCTTCGGAAAAATGACGAGGTCCGAGTTGTTGTGAAATTAGCTCCAATGCAGCACGTTTATCGTCTTCGACGTGCTCACGCACGTTGTGCGGTTTGGCGACGCCTTGACGCAAAGCTTTGCGGGTAGCGTTATACAGTTCCAGTAAAAGCTGACCCTTCCAAGCATTCCAAACTTTTGGGCTCGTGCCGCGGATATCCGCCAAGGTTAATAGATAAAGATTGTCCAAATGCTCGATATCGCCAACAATATCAGCAAACTCCTTGATGACGTCCGGATCTGAGATGTCACGTCGTTGCGAAAAGTGCGACATCATCAAGTGTTTCAGTACCAGCCAGCCAACCAGTTTGGCGTCATATTCACTCAGGCCGTGCTCGATACAGAATTCATAAGCGTCAGACTCGCCAAGTACAGAGTGGTCACCACCACGGCCTTTGGCAATGTCGTGAAACAGTGCGCCGAGAAACAGGCGTTCGGGTCTGTACAGGTCAGCAAGCAGTTGGCTCGCCATGGGGAATTCATCCGGGTATTTGCGTAGACGTGTGAGATTTTCGATGACTTTCAATGTATGACCGTCGACCGTATAAACATGAAATAAATCATGTTGCATTTGTCCCACGATGGCGCCGAAGGAGGGGATATAGGCA
The sequence above is a segment of the Arenicella chitinivorans genome. Coding sequences within it:
- the dapD gene encoding 2,3,4,5-tetrahydropyridine-2,6-dicarboxylate N-succinyltransferase encodes the protein MSVQLQSTINDAFEQRSTIRPNRVDPQIKDAVEATIELLDRGDARVAEKIDGEWQVNQWLKKAVLLSFAIRDNELMPGGETNYFDKVSSKFADYDEARFRQEGFRVVPPAAVRKGSYIAPGVVIMPGYVNIGAYVDTGTMVDTWATVGSCAQIGKNVHLSGGVGIGGVLEPIQAGPVIIEDNCFIGARSEVVEGVIVEEGSVISMGVYLGQSTKILDRATGEITYGRIPAGSVVVSGSIPSDDKSHSLYCAVIVKKVDAKTRAKTGLNELLRVD
- the glnD gene encoding [protein-PII] uridylyltransferase; the encoded protein is MHFAKSKLFNRAAFKQALGDTDTLPIAPFKAAIKRALTVLQDHQLQGASSSDLVNHFTWMIDQLVVMIWEHHRTRLPNKVTAELVAVGGYGRGELHPHSDVDLLILLAKDQYDDAGECVEAFLRFLWDIGLDIGHSVRSVKDCVKEARADVTIMTNLLEARHLAGDASLFETLDQKIRAPRMWSPDKFYQAKKAEQDVRHAQYQDTAYSLEPNLKESPGGLRDLQTILWIYNRRYGVRSFRDMADQQLIDKDEYRILIRARNILWRMRCGLHLITQRHEDRLLFDTQRKLAEEFGYQDSPTHLAVEQLMKRYYRTAKQVIYLNEVLLASYRVTHNKRLSLAVGKNLDKNFVLKNKMIEQRNSNVFEREPSAMIKLFNLMQEHKITVIHPDTIRAIRANLSQINNQFRNDPETKALFLDLFKHDGIGLTNALARMNAYGLLGAYIPSFGAIVGQMQHDLFHVYTVDGHTLKVIENLTRLRKYPDEFPMASQLLADLYRPERLFLGALFHDIAKGRGGDHSVLGESDAYEFCIEHGLSEYDAKLVGWLVLKHLMMSHFSQRRDISDPDVIKEFADIVGDIEHLDNLYLLTLADIRGTSPKVWNAWKGQLLLELYNATRKALRQGVAKPHNVREHVEDDKRAALELISQQLGPRHFSEDSVQQFWSTLPGDYFVRNEPYYIAWHATSLLTGSAIEIPLVTTRYSERLEANMFFVFAPETNKLLTQVTGAFDSMELNIIEARLQLSSNGFALYTFNATVPDLDSGRDPEYARFLEKRLRTLMLDHDDTKFQPRQRSSRALKHFPIQPRVNFLFNSQSYTTMEVVAQDQPGLLHKVARVLRNHNMILLSARIATFGERAEDIFYIRHGDHAPVVDDAILKTLQQQICDALLEGSTTKKSA
- a CDS encoding alpha/beta hydrolase: MQYKLLIFITLIIQATILSSAASADLSGVISAPLAEMQSGLAQLEANHSDIVENTEKHIRFYAETQQTDFAIVYLHGFSATRMELHPLVDRLADALQANVFYTRLTGHGRSQDAMLDGSVAAWKQDTEEALALAQRLGRKIIVIGTSTGGTLATWLNANISDADAPFATILISPNFAVKSRSSELLQWRLGRWLVKILKGDYYSFTPHNEFHAKYWTERYPIDAIAPMLDLVDEVAEIDKQRITTPHMIVYSPQDHVIDVSKIIEFADALGSEQTVVLPFTQSKDPAQHVLVGDASSPNEVDLLLNAISEFIRAL
- the dapE gene encoding succinyl-diaminopimelate desuccinylase is translated as MPRQDDATLALTKQLIAAQSVTPNDAGCQMLMTERLSVIGFEIEALNFSDKHGTVQNFWARRGTDGPCLAFAGHTDVVPIGDLKRWHSDPFEPTERDGMLYGRGAADMKTSLAAFVTAIEQFVTEHPNHAGSIALLITSDEEGPSTCGTVKVIETLEARNEKIDYCLVGEPSSTKQLGDVIKNGRRGSLGCELTIIGHQGHVAYPHLADNPIHHCGRVITALTEIEWDQGNEYFPPTSFQISNIAGGTGATNVIPATTTLTFNLRFSTEIDEEGIKRKVISTLDALDLEYEMEWNLYGLPFLTEKGSLVTACTKAIKSECGIDTVLSTSGGTSDGRFIAPTGAQVVELGPVNETIHKVNECVALETPAKLSRIYAGILRELLT